From the Fibrobacter sp. UWB11 genome, one window contains:
- a CDS encoding phosphomannomutase, protein MSVAMQDVMKQSGVAFGTSGARGLVSAMTDRVCYVYARSFIKYCETSYKCEHTIAIAGDLRPSTERILKSLVQAGVDANWKVIYCGRIPSPAIAMYGIDKHLPTIMVTGSHIPADRNGIKFNHPNGEITKADEQGIVSQSVDFDEALFDDKGMLKAAPELPAVEAEAEANYCKRYPDFFGSDALHGLTIGVYQHSAVGRDIVVKVLESLGATVKPFGRSDVFVPVDTEAIRKEDEELAREFTHKYYVDAVFSTDGDSDRPLLADDVGMWLRGDVLGILAAQALGIKRIATPVSCNTSLEKSGSFEKICRTRIGSPYVIAGMESLVDANDKNVSVAGYEANGGFLLETDLTREFVKGDKRESRTLKALPTRDALLPMIAVMVMVREERMCVVDILRKLPKRFTVSDRLKEFPTEKSKAKLAEIREKNLGEKLFGALAAKPSKFAKDKTFQGKIVSLNEVDGYRMEFDSGDIIHLRPSGNAPEFRCYVETEGKDRSAELLADCLKIMEGWRV, encoded by the coding sequence ATGTCCGTTGCTATGCAAGATGTTATGAAACAGTCCGGGGTGGCGTTTGGTACGAGCGGTGCCCGCGGTCTCGTGAGCGCTATGACCGACCGTGTGTGCTATGTGTATGCACGTTCTTTTATCAAGTATTGCGAAACGTCTTACAAGTGCGAACATACGATTGCGATTGCGGGTGATTTGCGTCCGAGCACGGAACGTATCTTGAAGTCGCTCGTGCAGGCTGGCGTCGATGCAAATTGGAAGGTCATTTACTGCGGCCGCATTCCGAGCCCGGCTATTGCGATGTACGGTATCGACAAGCATTTGCCGACTATCATGGTGACGGGCAGCCACATCCCGGCAGACCGTAACGGTATCAAGTTTAACCACCCGAATGGCGAAATCACGAAGGCTGACGAACAGGGAATTGTTTCGCAGTCGGTGGATTTCGACGAAGCGCTTTTTGACGACAAGGGCATGCTGAAGGCTGCGCCGGAACTCCCGGCGGTCGAGGCGGAAGCCGAAGCAAATTACTGCAAGCGCTATCCGGACTTTTTCGGTAGCGATGCTCTGCACGGACTCACGATTGGCGTTTACCAGCATTCCGCTGTGGGCCGTGACATCGTGGTGAAGGTTCTCGAAAGCCTCGGTGCGACGGTCAAGCCGTTTGGCCGTAGCGATGTGTTTGTTCCGGTCGATACCGAAGCAATCCGCAAGGAAGACGAAGAACTTGCTCGCGAATTTACGCACAAGTATTACGTGGATGCCGTGTTCAGCACGGATGGTGATTCAGACCGTCCGCTTTTGGCAGACGATGTGGGCATGTGGCTGCGTGGCGACGTGCTGGGCATCCTCGCTGCCCAGGCGCTTGGTATCAAGCGCATTGCAACTCCGGTGAGTTGCAATACGTCGCTCGAAAAATCTGGCAGTTTCGAAAAGATTTGCCGCACCCGCATTGGTAGCCCTTATGTAATTGCGGGCATGGAAAGCTTGGTCGATGCAAACGACAAGAACGTAAGCGTTGCCGGTTACGAAGCAAACGGCGGCTTTTTGCTTGAAACGGATTTAACTCGTGAATTTGTGAAGGGCGACAAGCGTGAATCTCGTACGCTCAAGGCTCTCCCGACGCGTGACGCGCTCCTCCCGATGATTGCCGTGATGGTGATGGTTCGCGAAGAACGCATGTGCGTTGTGGACATTCTCCGCAAGTTGCCCAAGCGCTTTACCGTGAGCGACCGCCTCAAGGAATTTCCGACTGAAAAGTCCAAGGCTAAGCTTGCCGAAATCCGCGAAAAGAATCTCGGCGAAAAGTTGTTCGGCGCTCTTGCTGCAAAGCCCTCCAAGTTTGCAAAGGACAAGACATTCCAGGGCAAGATTGTTTCCTTGAACGAAGTCGATGGCTATCGCATGGAATTTGATTCTGGCGATATCATTCACTTGCGCCCGAGCGGAAACGCCCCGGAATTCCGCTGCTACGTGGAAACCGAAGGCAAGGACCGCAGTGCAGAACTCCTCGCGGACTGCCTCAAGATTATGGAAGGCTGGCGCGTTTAG
- a CDS encoding sialate O-acetylesterase, translated as MRKFFFLTMLASSICFAQDPNLHIYLAYGQSNMSGQATVTSKDKETNPRFLVLRAANHSNQKVGEFYPAAPPMGHSESKVGIVDIFGRTMIENLPDSITVAVANVAIGGQSIDLFDKDRNKAYVQSAKNKGDTWWLKYYDEYGGDLYKRIVEMGKIAKQKGVIKGFLFHQGEADYQMNDWPKRVKKVYEDLIAALELDPEKTPILIGELATTAAGGDLGWRNTAVKEAADLIPNGHLISAAGCPALKEPNYTLHFTRDGYETFGKRYAEKMLELLKASEPAPDTTKKDSVVVSDSTVKDSVPSDSTNAIRSLPAVRAIHSHEPQLYFDAKEQSLFIRTERKGKVVRYRVTGKAAR; from the coding sequence CTTGCGTCTTCGATTTGCTTTGCGCAAGACCCTAATTTGCACATCTATTTAGCTTACGGGCAATCCAATATGTCAGGACAGGCTACGGTCACTAGCAAGGATAAGGAGACGAATCCTAGATTCCTTGTGTTGCGAGCGGCAAACCATTCAAATCAAAAAGTGGGCGAGTTTTATCCAGCGGCGCCTCCGATGGGCCATAGCGAATCCAAGGTCGGTATCGTCGATATTTTTGGACGCACCATGATTGAAAACCTCCCTGATAGCATCACGGTGGCGGTTGCAAATGTTGCCATTGGCGGACAAAGTATTGACCTTTTTGATAAAGATCGCAATAAGGCTTATGTACAAAGTGCAAAAAATAAAGGTGATACTTGGTGGTTAAAGTATTACGATGAATATGGCGGTGATTTGTACAAACGAATTGTAGAGATGGGAAAAATTGCAAAGCAGAAGGGCGTTATCAAGGGGTTCCTATTCCATCAGGGCGAAGCGGACTACCAGATGAATGATTGGCCCAAGCGTGTGAAAAAAGTTTATGAGGACTTGATTGCGGCTTTGGAACTTGACCCAGAAAAAACTCCGATTTTAATCGGCGAACTTGCGACAACAGCTGCTGGCGGCGATCTCGGCTGGAGAAATACCGCCGTGAAGGAAGCCGCGGACTTGATTCCGAATGGCCACTTGATTTCGGCGGCGGGGTGCCCTGCACTCAAGGAACCTAATTACACGTTGCATTTTACGCGTGATGGTTACGAAACGTTTGGCAAGCGCTATGCCGAAAAGATGTTGGAACTTTTAAAGGCGTCGGAACCGGCTCCGGATACAACGAAAAAAGATTCCGTGGTGGTGAGCGATTCTACCGTGAAAGATTCGGTGCCAAGCGATTCGACGAACGCGATTAGATCGCTGCCGGCTGTGCGAGCTATACATTCCCACGAACCGCAATTGTATTTTGATGCGAAAGAACAGTCTCTGTTTATCCGCACGGAACGCAAAGGAAAAGTTGTTCGCTATCGCGTGACGGGTAAAGCCGCTAGGTAA